Proteins encoded by one window of Cylindrospermum stagnale PCC 7417:
- the rpsK gene encoding 30S ribosomal protein S11 has protein sequence MARQPTKKSGSKKQKRNVPNGIGYIQSTFNNSIVTITDQNGDVISWASAGSSGFKGAKKGTPFAAQTAAESAARRAIDQGMRQIEVMVSGPGAGRETAIRALQGAGLEITLIRDITPIPHNGCRPPKRRRV, from the coding sequence ATGGCGAGACAACCAACTAAAAAATCTGGGAGCAAAAAGCAGAAACGGAATGTACCCAACGGCATTGGCTACATTCAGTCTACTTTCAACAATAGCATTGTCACCATTACTGATCAAAATGGAGATGTCATCTCCTGGGCAAGTGCTGGTTCTAGTGGATTTAAAGGGGCCAAAAAAGGAACTCCCTTTGCCGCGCAAACCGCCGCAGAAAGCGCAGCACGTCGAGCTATCGATCAAGGGATGCGCCAAATCGAGGTAATGGTCAGCGGACCAGGCGCAGGTAGAGAAACTGCTATCCGGGCCCTCCAAGGTGCAGGACTGGAAATTACACTTATTCGGGATATTACCCCTATTCCTCATAACGGTTGCCGTCCACCCAAGCGCCGTCGGGTTTAA
- the rpsM gene encoding 30S ribosomal protein S13, with the protein MARISGVDLPRDKRVEIGLTYIYGIGLSRSQEILAATSVNPDTRVKDLTDADVAALRGEIESNYQVEGDLRRLEAMSIKRLIDIGSYRGRRHRMGLPVRGQRTRTNARTRRGRRQTVAGKKKAPGK; encoded by the coding sequence GTGGCACGGATTTCCGGAGTAGACCTTCCACGTGATAAACGCGTCGAGATCGGTCTAACTTACATCTACGGAATTGGGTTATCAAGGTCGCAGGAAATTCTTGCGGCTACCAGTGTAAACCCAGACACCCGCGTTAAAGATTTAACTGATGCCGATGTAGCAGCCCTGCGTGGGGAAATAGAAAGCAACTATCAGGTTGAAGGAGACTTGCGGCGCTTGGAAGCCATGAGTATCAAGCGCTTAATTGACATTGGCTCCTACAGGGGGCGTCGTCATCGCATGGGCTTACCAGTCAGAGGGCAAAGAACCCGTACGAATGCCAGAACCCGCCGTGGGAGAAGGCAGACAGTTGCTGGTAAGAAGAAAGCGCCTGGCAAATAA
- the rpmJ gene encoding 50S ribosomal protein L36, translating into MKVRASVKKICEKCNVIRRRGRVMVICVNPKHKQRQG; encoded by the coding sequence ATGAAAGTCAGAGCCTCAGTCAAGAAAATTTGTGAAAAGTGTAACGTGATCCGACGCCGTGGTCGCGTCATGGTGATATGTGTGAATCCCAAGCACAAGCAACGTCAGGGATAG
- the infA gene encoding translation initiation factor IF-1, which translates to MSKQDLIEMEGTVTESLPNAMFRVDLDNGFNVLAHISGKIRRNYIKILPGDRVKVELTPYDLTKGRITYRLRKK; encoded by the coding sequence TTGTCTAAGCAAGATTTGATTGAAATGGAAGGCACTGTCACCGAATCATTGCCAAATGCAATGTTTCGTGTTGACTTGGACAATGGCTTTAACGTCCTGGCACACATTTCCGGCAAAATCCGCCGCAATTACATCAAGATTTTACCTGGAGATCGCGTCAAAGTGGAGTTGACTCCCTACGACCTGACGAAAGGCAGAATTACCTATAGACTACGGAAGAAGTAA
- a CDS encoding adenylate kinase → MTRLIFLGPPGAGKGTQAQTLSEFCKIPHISTGEILRQSMKEQTPLGIKAQSYVDSGELVPDQLVQDLVQERLNQPDAKSGWILDGFPRKVTQAVYLGKLLDKISQGGERVVNLDVPDEVVITRLLGRGRKDDSEEVIRRRLEVYRAETAPLIDYYGDRHKLLTVNGNQSQEEVTTALKQVISV, encoded by the coding sequence GTGACCCGATTAATCTTCTTGGGACCACCAGGAGCTGGGAAAGGAACTCAAGCTCAAACCTTGTCTGAATTCTGTAAAATTCCCCATATTTCTACGGGTGAAATATTACGGCAATCCATGAAAGAGCAAACTCCTTTAGGAATTAAGGCTCAAAGTTATGTTGATAGCGGTGAGTTAGTTCCTGACCAGCTAGTACAGGATTTGGTACAGGAGCGCCTCAATCAACCAGATGCCAAATCTGGTTGGATACTTGATGGCTTTCCCCGCAAAGTAACACAAGCTGTTTATTTGGGGAAACTGCTGGACAAAATCAGTCAGGGTGGCGAAAGAGTAGTCAACTTGGATGTGCCAGATGAAGTTGTGATTACCCGGCTACTAGGGCGGGGACGAAAAGATGATAGCGAAGAAGTGATTCGTCGTCGCTTAGAAGTGTACCGCGCTGAAACTGCACCCTTGATCGATTATTACGGCGATCGCCATAAGCTCCTGACGGTCAACGGCAATCAATCCCAAGAAGAAGTCACTACCGCACTAAAACAGGTAATATCCGTCTAG
- the secY gene encoding preprotein translocase subunit SecY → MISRDKAPTAQETFMQMAQAAGLRGRLLVTVGILILVRLGIFLPVPGINRERFSEAISGNNSIFGLLDIFSGRGLSTLGVFALGILPFINASIIIQLLTAAIPSLENLQKNEGEAGRRKISQITRYVTVGWAIVQSVAFSALFLQQFALNPGPIFVAETAIALTAGSMFVMWASELITERGIGNGASLLIFVNIVASLPKSLGDTIDLVQVGGREIVGRVIVLVLVFLATIIGIVFVQEGIRRIPIISARRQVGRRVLAEQRSYLPLRLNSGGVMPIIFAAAILSLPLLIANFTKNPDLANIVNTYLSPSGSAPWVYALVYLTSIVFFSYFYSSLILNPVDVAQNLKKMGSSIPGIRPGKATSEYIERVTNRLTFLGAIFLGLVAIIPTAVESGLNVPTFKGLGATSLLILVGVAIDTAKQIQTYVISQRYEGMVKQ, encoded by the coding sequence ATGATCAGTCGAGATAAAGCCCCAACGGCTCAAGAAACTTTCATGCAGATGGCGCAAGCAGCTGGGTTGAGAGGTAGGCTGCTTGTCACTGTCGGTATTTTAATTTTGGTTCGCCTAGGCATCTTTTTACCAGTGCCAGGAATTAATCGCGAGAGGTTTTCCGAAGCCATATCGGGCAACAATTCCATATTCGGTTTATTGGATATATTTTCTGGGCGGGGACTTTCCACTTTGGGCGTCTTTGCCTTGGGGATTTTACCCTTTATTAATGCCTCCATTATCATCCAATTGCTCACCGCTGCCATTCCCTCTTTAGAAAATCTCCAGAAAAATGAAGGCGAAGCAGGTCGGCGGAAAATATCGCAAATTACACGTTATGTCACTGTAGGTTGGGCGATTGTTCAAAGTGTGGCTTTTTCGGCATTATTTCTCCAGCAATTTGCCTTAAACCCAGGCCCAATATTTGTAGCTGAAACTGCGATCGCTCTCACCGCTGGTTCTATGTTCGTTATGTGGGCCTCGGAACTGATTACAGAGCGGGGTATTGGCAATGGCGCATCTTTGTTGATTTTTGTCAACATTGTTGCTTCACTACCAAAATCCTTGGGTGATACCATTGACTTAGTACAGGTTGGCGGTCGGGAAATAGTGGGTCGCGTTATCGTACTGGTCTTAGTTTTCCTAGCGACTATTATTGGTATTGTGTTTGTGCAGGAAGGTATCCGTCGTATCCCGATTATTTCTGCTCGACGCCAAGTGGGTAGACGAGTATTAGCAGAGCAACGCAGTTATTTACCCCTGCGCCTAAATTCTGGTGGTGTAATGCCGATTATTTTTGCGGCAGCAATCCTGAGTTTGCCACTTTTAATCGCCAATTTTACCAAAAATCCAGATTTAGCAAACATCGTTAACACCTATCTCAGTCCTAGTGGCTCTGCACCTTGGGTATACGCCTTAGTCTACTTAACTTCCATTGTCTTTTTTAGCTACTTCTATTCTTCGTTGATACTCAACCCCGTAGATGTAGCTCAGAACTTGAAAAAAATGGGTTCTAGTATTCCTGGGATTCGTCCCGGCAAGGCTACAAGTGAGTATATTGAGCGTGTAACTAACCGACTGACCTTTTTGGGTGCTATCTTTTTAGGCTTGGTGGCGATTATTCCCACGGCTGTAGAAAGTGGTTTGAATGTGCCAACTTTTAAGGGACTTGGCGCAACATCTTTGTTAATTCTGGTTGGCGTAGCAATTGATACCGCTAAACAAATACAAACGTATGTTATCTCTCAGCGCTATGAAGGAATGGTGAAACAATAG
- the rplO gene encoding 50S ribosomal protein L15, with translation MRLNDVKPQKGSKKRRKRVGRGISAGQGASAGLGMRGQKSRSGSGTRPGFEGGQQPLYRRLPKLKGFPIINRKIYTTINVEKLATLPANTEVTLTSLKAAGILTAVKGPLKILGNGELGVPLKVQAAAFTGQARSKIEAAGGSCEVLG, from the coding sequence ATGAGACTCAACGATGTTAAGCCTCAAAAAGGCTCAAAAAAACGCCGTAAGCGTGTAGGTAGAGGTATTTCTGCCGGTCAAGGTGCCAGTGCTGGTCTAGGGATGCGTGGTCAAAAATCTCGCTCTGGTAGCGGTACTCGACCTGGTTTTGAAGGTGGTCAACAGCCCCTGTACCGTCGCTTACCTAAGTTGAAAGGCTTTCCAATTATTAATCGTAAAATTTACACTACGATTAATGTAGAGAAGCTAGCCACCCTGCCTGCCAATACAGAAGTAACTTTAACCTCCTTAAAAGCTGCTGGTATTCTCACTGCTGTCAAGGGGCCATTGAAGATTTTAGGTAATGGAGAATTGGGCGTCCCGCTCAAGGTGCAAGCGGCAGCTTTCACGGGTCAAGCTCGTAGCAAAATTGAGGCTGCTGGTGGGAGTTGTGAAGTCTTAGGGTGA
- the rpsE gene encoding 30S ribosomal protein S5 gives MATERKSRTKRAKKEETTWQERVIQIRRVSKVVKGGKKLSFRAIVVVGNERGQVGVGVGKASDVIGAVKKGVADGKKHLIDIPITKSNSIPHPINGTGGGAKVMMRPAAPGTGVIAGGAVRTVLELAGVRNILAKQLGSNNPLNNARAAVNALSTLRTFAEVAEDRGVPIENLYI, from the coding sequence ATGGCAACAGAGCGTAAAAGTAGAACAAAGCGTGCCAAAAAAGAAGAAACCACTTGGCAAGAGCGAGTTATCCAAATTCGACGGGTGAGTAAGGTCGTCAAAGGAGGTAAAAAACTCAGCTTCCGGGCCATCGTCGTCGTCGGTAACGAACGTGGTCAAGTCGGTGTGGGCGTAGGCAAAGCCTCAGATGTAATTGGTGCCGTCAAAAAAGGCGTTGCCGACGGTAAAAAACATCTGATTGATATCCCAATCACCAAATCAAACTCCATCCCCCATCCCATTAATGGTACCGGCGGTGGCGCTAAGGTGATGATGCGACCAGCCGCACCAGGTACTGGGGTAATTGCCGGGGGTGCTGTCCGGACAGTACTGGAATTGGCAGGAGTTCGTAATATTCTCGCCAAGCAACTCGGCTCCAATAATCCCCTGAATAATGCAAGAGCTGCGGTTAACGCCCTATCTACACTGCGTACCTTTGCCGAAGTCGCTGAAGATCGAGGCGTTCCCATTGAAAATCTCTACATCTAG
- the rplR gene encoding 50S ribosomal protein L18 produces MKLTRRESKQRRHRRVRGKVSGSSERPRLAVFRSNEHIYAQIIDDTQHHTLVAASTIEPELKSSLGSGSNREASVQVGKLIAARSLEKGITKVVFDRGGNLYHGRIKALADAAREAGLDF; encoded by the coding sequence ATGAAACTTACTCGTAGAGAATCAAAACAGCGTCGCCATCGACGCGTCCGTGGTAAGGTTAGTGGTTCCTCAGAACGTCCACGGTTAGCTGTATTTCGCTCTAACGAGCATATTTATGCTCAGATAATAGATGATACTCAGCACCATACCTTAGTAGCAGCTTCGACCATCGAACCAGAGTTGAAATCTAGTTTAGGTTCAGGCTCTAACCGCGAAGCATCTGTACAAGTTGGCAAGCTAATAGCAGCGCGGTCGCTAGAAAAAGGCATCACCAAAGTCGTATTTGATCGTGGTGGCAACCTCTATCATGGTCGCATCAAAGCACTAGCTGATGCAGCACGCGAGGCTGGTTTAGATTTCTAA
- the rplF gene encoding 50S ribosomal protein L6, whose protein sequence is MSRIGKRPITIPAKVQVAIDGTKVVVKGPKGELSRNLPVNVTVSQSGETLLVTRRDETRTSRQLHGLSRTLVANMVEGVSSGFQRRLEIQGVGYRAQLQGSNLLLNMGYSHQVQIAPPEGIQFAVEGTTNVIVSGYDKEIVGNTAAKIRAVRPPEPYKGKGIRYAGEVVRRKAGKTGKSGKK, encoded by the coding sequence ATGTCTCGTATTGGTAAGCGTCCAATTACTATTCCCGCTAAGGTACAAGTAGCGATTGATGGCACAAAGGTTGTAGTGAAAGGCCCGAAAGGAGAGCTTTCACGCAATCTGCCTGTCAATGTCACAGTCTCCCAATCTGGGGAAACATTGCTGGTAACACGTCGGGATGAAACCCGTACCTCCAGGCAACTGCACGGTTTGAGCCGCACTTTAGTTGCCAACATGGTTGAGGGAGTCTCCAGTGGTTTTCAGCGCCGTTTGGAAATTCAAGGAGTTGGCTACCGAGCGCAACTTCAAGGCAGTAACCTATTGTTGAATATGGGTTACAGCCATCAAGTGCAAATTGCTCCACCAGAAGGAATTCAGTTTGCAGTAGAAGGTACCACTAACGTCATCGTCAGCGGCTATGACAAAGAAATAGTAGGCAACACAGCAGCAAAAATTCGTGCCGTTCGTCCACCAGAACCTTATAAAGGAAAAGGCATTCGCTATGCCGGTGAAGTGGTAAGACGTAAAGCTGGTAAGACTGGTAAGAGTGGTAAGAAATAA
- the rpsH gene encoding 30S ribosomal protein S8, with product MAANDTIADMLTRIRNANLARHQTTQVPATKMTRNIAKVLQNEGFIAEFVEAEEGVKRNLVISLKYKGKNRQPLITALKRVSKPGLRVYSNRKELPRVLGGIGIAIISTSSGIMTDREARRQNLGGEVLCYIW from the coding sequence ATGGCGGCTAACGACACAATTGCAGATATGCTGACGCGCATCCGCAATGCCAATCTGGCAAGGCATCAAACTACACAAGTGCCAGCCACAAAAATGACTCGGAATATTGCCAAAGTGTTGCAGAACGAAGGCTTTATTGCTGAATTTGTAGAAGCAGAAGAAGGGGTAAAGCGCAATCTGGTGATTTCCCTGAAATACAAAGGTAAGAATCGTCAGCCCTTAATCACCGCTTTAAAGCGGGTGAGTAAGCCGGGTTTGCGTGTTTACTCCAATAGAAAAGAATTACCAAGGGTACTAGGTGGCATCGGCATTGCCATTATTTCTACATCCAGTGGGATCATGACCGACCGCGAAGCACGGCGTCAGAACTTGGGTGGTGAAGTACTTTGCTATATTTGGTAG
- the rplE gene encoding 50S ribosomal protein L5: MAATRLKSLYQETIVPKLINQFQYTNVHQVPKVVKITVNRGLGEAAQNAKSLEASLNEIALITGQKPVVTRAKKAIAGFKIRQGMPVGIMVTLRGERMYAFLDRLVSLALPRIRDFRGVSAKSFDGRGNYTLGVREQLIFPEVEYDSIDQIRGMDISIITTAKNDEEGRALLKEMGMPFRDQ; this comes from the coding sequence ATGGCGGCAACAAGACTCAAAAGCTTATACCAAGAGACAATCGTCCCCAAACTGATCAATCAGTTTCAATACACCAACGTGCATCAAGTACCGAAGGTGGTGAAAATAACTGTTAACCGAGGTTTGGGGGAAGCGGCTCAAAATGCTAAGTCATTAGAAGCGTCTTTAAACGAAATTGCCCTGATCACTGGTCAAAAACCAGTAGTAACGCGGGCAAAAAAGGCGATCGCCGGCTTCAAAATTCGTCAAGGTATGCCTGTTGGTATCATGGTAACCCTAAGAGGCGAACGGATGTATGCCTTTCTCGACCGACTTGTTAGCCTAGCATTACCCAGAATTCGGGACTTTCGCGGCGTCAGCGCTAAAAGCTTTGACGGTCGTGGTAACTATACTCTGGGTGTGAGAGAACAGCTAATTTTTCCAGAAGTCGAGTACGACAGCATCGATCAAATCCGTGGTATGGATATTTCCATTATTACCACAGCGAAAAACGACGAAGAGGGCCGCGCCTTACTTAAAGAAATGGGAATGCCCTTTCGCGATCAATAA
- the rplX gene encoding 50S ribosomal protein L24, with the protein MAKQPQPKVFYKMHVKTGDTVQVIAGKDKGKVGEVLKALPQLSKVLVKGVNIKTKHVKPQQEGESGRIVTQEFPIHSSNVMLYSTKQNVASRICYTFTPEGKKVRKLKKTGELLDK; encoded by the coding sequence ATGGCAAAACAGCCGCAACCCAAAGTTTTTTATAAAATGCACGTCAAAACTGGGGACACTGTGCAAGTAATTGCTGGCAAAGACAAAGGTAAAGTTGGAGAAGTGCTCAAAGCTCTGCCCCAACTCAGCAAAGTCCTTGTCAAAGGTGTAAATATTAAAACTAAGCACGTTAAACCCCAGCAAGAAGGAGAATCAGGGCGGATTGTCACCCAGGAATTCCCCATCCATAGCTCTAACGTGATGCTTTATTCCACGAAACAAAACGTCGCTAGTCGCATCTGTTACACTTTCACCCCAGAAGGCAAGAAAGTACGGAAGCTGAAGAAAACCGGCGAGCTACTTGATAAATAG
- the rplN gene encoding 50S ribosomal protein L14, which translates to MIQPQTYLNVADNSGARKLMCIRILGGGNRRYGGVGDKIIAVVKDAQPNMAVKKSDVVEAVIVRTRKAINRDSGMCIRFDDNAAVIINKDGNPRGTRVFGPVARELRDKNFTKIVSLAPEVL; encoded by the coding sequence GTGATTCAACCCCAAACTTACCTAAATGTCGCAGATAATAGCGGTGCCCGCAAACTAATGTGCATCCGCATCTTAGGCGGTGGTAACCGTCGTTATGGCGGCGTAGGCGATAAGATTATCGCCGTTGTCAAAGATGCCCAACCCAACATGGCTGTAAAAAAGTCTGATGTCGTGGAAGCTGTAATTGTCCGTACTCGCAAAGCTATAAATCGTGATAGCGGCATGTGTATTCGCTTTGACGATAACGCCGCAGTAATCATCAACAAAGATGGTAATCCCAGAGGTACACGGGTCTTTGGACCAGTTGCACGGGAACTGCGTGACAAAAACTTTACCAAAATTGTTTCTCTGGCTCCGGAGGTGCTGTAA
- the rpsQ gene encoding 30S ribosomal protein S17 — MAVKERVGLVVSDKMQKTVVVAIENRAPHPKYGKIVVKTQRYKVHDEDNKCKVGDRVRIQETRPLSKTKHWQVTEILNAKATT, encoded by the coding sequence ATGGCAGTCAAAGAACGAGTCGGCTTGGTAGTGAGCGACAAAATGCAAAAAACGGTGGTAGTCGCTATCGAAAACCGAGCTCCCCATCCCAAGTACGGCAAAATTGTAGTTAAAACCCAGCGCTATAAAGTCCACGACGAAGATAATAAGTGCAAAGTGGGCGATCGCGTTCGGATTCAGGAAACCAGACCCCTGAGTAAAACTAAGCACTGGCAAGTAACAGAAATCCTCAACGCCAAAGCTACCACGTAA
- the rpmC gene encoding 50S ribosomal protein L29, which translates to MPLPKISEARELSDDKLSEEILAVKRKLFQLRLQKATRQLEKPHQFKHARHRLAQLLTVEVERKRAASVSAKAEK; encoded by the coding sequence ATGCCGCTTCCCAAAATTTCAGAAGCTAGAGAATTAAGTGACGATAAACTGTCTGAGGAAATTCTCGCAGTTAAAAGAAAACTATTTCAGTTGCGCTTGCAAAAAGCAACAAGACAACTAGAAAAGCCCCACCAGTTCAAACACGCCCGACATCGCCTAGCCCAATTGCTGACGGTAGAGGTAGAACGCAAACGGGCAGCAAGTGTATCGGCTAAAGCAGAAAAGTAG
- the rplP gene encoding 50S ribosomal protein L16, translating to MLSPRRTKFRKQQRGRMEGLASRGSTFNFGDFALQAQEPAWITSRQIEASRRAMTRYIRRGGQIWIRIFPDKPVTMRPAETRMGSGKGSPEFWVAVVKPGRILFEIGGVTEEIAREAMRLASHKLPIKTKFLVRSQPQEQE from the coding sequence ATGTTAAGTCCTAGAAGAACTAAATTCCGCAAACAACAACGCGGACGGATGGAGGGTCTCGCCAGCCGTGGTAGCACCTTCAATTTTGGTGATTTTGCACTCCAAGCTCAAGAGCCAGCTTGGATCACCTCCCGGCAAATTGAAGCTTCTCGTCGGGCAATGACCCGTTATATCCGCAGAGGTGGACAAATCTGGATTCGGATTTTCCCAGATAAACCTGTAACAATGCGTCCCGCAGAAACTCGGATGGGTTCCGGTAAGGGTTCACCAGAGTTTTGGGTAGCCGTAGTTAAGCCTGGGCGAATTTTATTTGAAATCGGTGGTGTGACCGAAGAAATAGCCCGTGAAGCTATGCGTTTGGCTTCACATAAGCTGCCTATAAAAACTAAGTTTCTTGTCCGCTCTCAACCACAGGAGCAGGAGTAG
- the rpsC gene encoding 30S ribosomal protein S3, with protein MGQKIHPVGFRLGITQEHQSRWFAVPDRYPELLQEDYKLRQYIEQKLGRLAPNNAGISEVRIERKADQIDLEVRTARPGVVVGRGGQGIEALRTGLQELLGSNRQIRINVVEVQRVDADAYLIAEYIAQQLERRVSFRRVVRQAIQRAQRAGVQGIKVQVSGRLNGAEIARTEWTREGRVPLHTLRADIDYSYCTAKTVYGILGIKVWVFKGEIIPGQEETPPPPTTRDRDRDREPRRRQQQRRRQQFEDRSNEG; from the coding sequence GTGGGACAGAAGATTCATCCAGTTGGTTTTCGGCTGGGTATTACCCAAGAGCACCAATCCCGTTGGTTTGCCGTTCCTGACCGTTATCCAGAATTGCTACAAGAAGACTACAAACTTCGTCAATACATAGAACAAAAGCTCGGCAGACTGGCGCCAAATAACGCCGGGATTTCCGAGGTGCGGATTGAGCGCAAAGCTGACCAAATCGACCTAGAGGTACGCACAGCCAGACCTGGTGTAGTAGTAGGTCGTGGTGGTCAAGGTATCGAAGCTTTGCGTACCGGACTTCAAGAACTTTTGGGTAGCAATCGCCAAATTCGCATTAACGTAGTTGAAGTGCAACGAGTTGATGCTGATGCCTACCTGATTGCAGAATACATCGCTCAACAATTGGAACGCCGTGTTTCATTCCGTCGGGTAGTACGGCAAGCAATCCAGCGTGCCCAAAGGGCTGGTGTTCAAGGTATTAAAGTGCAAGTTAGTGGTCGGCTCAACGGTGCAGAAATTGCCCGGACAGAGTGGACTCGTGAAGGTAGAGTACCTCTACATACCTTACGGGCTGACATTGACTACTCTTATTGCACAGCCAAAACGGTTTATGGCATTCTCGGCATCAAAGTTTGGGTGTTTAAAGGAGAAATTATCCCTGGACAGGAAGAAACTCCTCCACCACCTACAACCCGTGATCGAGATCGCGATCGCGAACCTCGTCGTCGTCAACAACAACGCCGTCGCCAGCAATTTGAAGACCGCTCAAATGAGGGGTAA
- the rplV gene encoding 50S ribosomal protein L22, with amino-acid sequence MATDTTEAKAIARYIRISPYKVRRVLDQIRGRSYREALIILEFMPYRACEPVLKVLRSAAANAEHNAGLDRTDLVITQAYADQGPVLKRFQPRAQGRAYQIRKPTCHITVAVAANATAQ; translated from the coding sequence ATGGCTACTGATACTACTGAAGCAAAAGCGATCGCGCGTTATATCCGCATCTCTCCCTACAAAGTACGCCGTGTCCTCGATCAAATTCGGGGACGATCATACAGAGAAGCGTTAATCATCCTAGAATTCATGCCCTATAGAGCTTGTGAACCAGTATTAAAGGTTCTCAGAAGTGCCGCTGCCAATGCCGAGCATAATGCTGGGCTAGATCGAACTGATTTGGTGATTACCCAGGCATACGCCGATCAAGGCCCGGTTCTGAAGCGGTTCCAGCCCAGAGCTCAGGGACGAGCTTACCAAATTCGCAAGCCGACGTGTCATATCACTGTTGCTGTTGCTGCTAACGCCACTGCCCAATAA
- the rpsS gene encoding 30S ribosomal protein S19, whose translation MGRSLKKGPFVADHLLSKIEKLNAKNEKQVIKTWSRASTILPLMVGHTIAVHNGRQHVPVFVNEQMVGHKLGEFAPTRTYRGHGKSDKKAGR comes from the coding sequence ATGGGTCGTTCTCTAAAAAAAGGTCCTTTCGTCGCTGATCATCTGCTCAGTAAGATTGAAAAGCTGAACGCTAAAAACGAAAAGCAAGTTATTAAAACTTGGTCGAGAGCTTCGACAATTTTGCCCCTGATGGTAGGTCATACCATAGCGGTTCACAATGGTCGCCAACACGTTCCAGTTTTTGTAAATGAGCAAATGGTAGGGCATAAGCTGGGGGAATTTGCCCCAACTCGTACCTACAGGGGTCATGGAAAAAGTGACAAAAAAGCAGGCAGATAG
- the rplB gene encoding 50S ribosomal protein L2, producing the protein MGTRSYRPYTPSTRQVTISDFAEITKSEPEKSLTESVHRPKGRNNQGRITSRRRGGGHKQLYRIIDFKRDKRNIPATVTAIEYDPNRNARIALLLYADGEKRYILQPNGLTVGKTVIAGSDAPFEDGNALPLSNIPLGTSVHNVEMTPGKGGQIVRAAGATAQVVAKEGNYVTLKLPSGEVRLIRRECYATIGQVGNTDARNLSAGKAGRNRWKGRRPKVRGSVMNPVDHPHGGGEGRAPIGRPGPVTPWGKPTLGAKTRNRKKLSSKLIVRRRRKSSKRGRGGRQS; encoded by the coding sequence ATGGGTACTCGTTCTTATCGCCCTTATACCCCCAGTACTCGCCAAGTTACAATCTCCGACTTTGCGGAAATCACGAAATCCGAGCCAGAAAAATCACTAACTGAATCGGTACATCGTCCCAAAGGTCGGAATAATCAAGGGCGGATAACCAGCCGTCGCCGGGGTGGCGGACACAAACAGCTTTACCGCATTATTGACTTTAAAAGAGATAAGCGGAATATTCCGGCTACAGTTACAGCAATTGAATACGATCCCAACCGGAACGCGCGGATTGCCCTGTTGCTTTATGCAGATGGCGAAAAACGCTATATCCTCCAACCCAACGGGTTGACTGTGGGGAAAACCGTGATTGCTGGCTCTGATGCACCCTTTGAGGATGGCAATGCTTTGCCCCTCTCCAACATACCCTTGGGTACTAGCGTTCACAACGTAGAAATGACTCCTGGTAAAGGCGGTCAAATCGTGCGTGCTGCTGGTGCTACAGCCCAAGTAGTGGCAAAAGAAGGTAATTATGTAACTCTCAAGTTGCCTTCGGGAGAAGTTCGCTTGATTCGGCGTGAATGCTACGCCACCATCGGACAAGTAGGCAACACCGATGCCAGAAACCTGAGTGCAGGTAAAGCAGGGCGAAACCGTTGGAAGGGTCGCCGTCCTAAGGTCAGAGGTAGCGTCATGAACCCGGTTGACCACCCACATGGCGGTGGTGAAGGTAGGGCGCCTATCGGTAGACCAGGACCTGTGACACCTTGGGGTAAACCTACCTTGGGTGCTAAGACACGGAACCGGAAGAAACTCAGCAGCAAATTGATTGTGCGTCGTCGCCGCAAATCTTCTAAACGTGGTCGTGGCGGTCGTCAGTCCTAG